A genomic segment from Lutzomyia longipalpis isolate SR_M1_2022 chromosome 3, ASM2433408v1 encodes:
- the LOC129793790 gene encoding zinc finger protein 2 isoform X3: MAKSPPPNAKQEAIAMPPPSLESPTSDSAPRKRRRKRDDPQSCSTTAELDYDSDEASPQSCSDVESFQGKIVYNSDGSAYIIDSDNDSLSHISDSCAAGVVSPNNPKIHSFRVVMAREASVNISELNRISKPVLMCFICKLSFGNAKSFGIHANSEHNLNLLESEKTLLSREYSSAILQRNIDERPQISFLEPLTNHQLPQMGTEKLNEDAPVVPKVEQDYVPTIGCTPYASSAGGSVATSAAETPQPENLSSPEPKVESSPPESQQQQQQQQIQAPQPKTPPMQLSTSPATDAKNYVPTMSPTSTVAPSFTIGACPDHINGRPLGVDCIRCEMILSSARLGSASQISTRNSCKTLKCPQCNWHYKYQETLEIHMREKHPDGESACGYCLAGQQHPRLARGESYTCGYKPYRCEICNYSTTTKGNLSIHMQSDKHLNNMQELNSTQSLAAAPAPVSVAEPHDGPKMLMSQAGGVQSVAAKPKPSFRCDVCSYETSVARNLRIHMTSEKHTHNMAVLQNNIKHLQALSIIQHTQNMGQAGQLSGLPSLGQNIPASIQNFLPEAALADLAYNQALMIQLLQQAGGGQAAAAAAPTPGGRISPATNMGMNSVCNMAEPDTGMSPETFEPPFEIDTKPMALFTCLVCATFSTNSLDELNGHLLADRTRTPGADVMLILGGNYICRLCNYKTNLKANFQLHSKTDKHLQKVAYMNHLREGGATNEYKLKYSGTSVVQLKCNACDYYTNSIQKLGLHCQHMRHDAQKIVFQYILSLLEADEAAPLHCQLCNVTVPHTLALMQHIKGIRHAQIEQIVSLQRRSDGFEGLTLAQMYKLVEPDASSSCSAIKSEDQSPAQSPSRVPSITDVPPPSKAPSAISEADPEDAEHEETDKHEEEPSEEVSISCPLCQEAFSDKTSLEQHVMGVHSVSTDGLSRLLHLVDSSQWPKRSPPQNEASTEIECSACGNSMRTFHELLAHSNEKQHFHHTNDAYVCILRSCQQVFPSIPPLIQHYKDTHLNIVISERHVYKYRCKLCSLAFKTQDKLNKHSVYHAMRDATKCAHCGRSFRTALALQKHMDQVHSPNNQGEVGNYQEMPIKGELDLEMLDESGEAQCSAEASEEELSACTEDHDPARKHQCTKCRVAFTHQNFLMQHYRSPTHRRNEARPTATSTYPIEKYLDPNRPFKCEICRESFTQKNILLVHYNSVSHLHKLKKHTETPTPSSSPGQDLEQRLPEEMMEQDMTEAETETESKALKRKLLPEDDYESPKKRFKCDICKVAYAQGSTLDIHMRSVLHQTRACRLQEQQQLVPKVQHDISTAVVVSASVSPTPSTVSQEVMSPTDEEGPKINNHVYKTLLENFGFDLVKQFNEINKHGSEGIQEERYYCRHCKKTFSSIFVLKSHCEEMHNETIPVDFLEKFAEKFKTYYFESGYLEAGDVLDYSKRQDLKVAPKGTKIPGIPVSFSIASTSTLKIPQVTAGAGGGGGGGGGGAVVEPPTTPETPESQFVAQKLLEQQNLASLPPSVAANLSHNLSQSFQTIHNFGNNLPFNTLDMLNLMQIHHLMSLNFMNMAPPLIYGAGQAQPAAGAVPAADLPPAAAQTQQLLQQHNVATQIAATNQAQGNQKRARTRITDEQLKILRAHFDINNSPSEESIMEMSKKANLPMKVVKHWFRNTLFKERQRNKDSPYNFNNPPSTTLNLEEYERTGQAKIIKLMNEEHQAQQKFDERKEIHHESVSPKPTDMVVKQECAEPMERGGVEEMEPGAHLSSCNSMSSNGDNIFQFEAKSEGPDPTSRPQTPMTGAFPAIGELLGQQMDGQNMGPPKKYNLPPKIFDAKAPFEPPPAQMGPQPQSSGSSSSGKRANRTRFTDYQIKVLQEFFENNSYPKDSDLEYLSKLLLLSPRVIVVWFQNARQKQRKIYENQPNNSFFESEEKKSNINYTCKKCNLVFQRYYELIRHQKNHCFKEENNKKSAKAQIAAAQIAHSLSSEDSNSSIDVGHQGVTTQMGTATEHDGLGLAMAGQQIQSLIGTVPLSVPLATSPNLPTSVSNSATVHGEPDGAPEAPDVDVGHHHQACHGGGGSSISGGVGGAFAEPPPLPLGCSNGESPSTAAAAGVDAKLECDKCSAIFTRHDLHREHHRLHTTTTTEDGSIGSGTVNMAHAADAQQQQQQLVKDDDPQLDYLIRAFDSPEHSDSQSPGDMALLDDSNGPPEHQPPGTAPRDPPTSNKRLRTTILPEQLNYLYECYQNESNPSRKMLEEISKKVNLKKRVVQVWYQNSRARERKGQFRQNLQLINKKCPFCSAIFKIKSALESHLQMKHPDEMPVSIDQIPDVGPGFLGGGCGATTPTEQKAPAPLDLRNAIVPQQPFDGHLAQQQQHLKKASPELKNGFKGFNGFKADEAAPIEILDRIVGLPPGSLGAGGGPSALLGNHKKRHRCQMTNIQIAILSNLFGAFEPPVIKCEKNDLALSKKIVHLSEGHYIDDFVYLI; encoded by the exons ctGGATTACGACTCAGATGAGGCATCCCCGCAATCCTGCTCAGATGTGGAGAGCTTTCAGGGTAAAATTGTGTACAATTCCGACGGTAGCGCCTACATCATCGACTCGGACAATGACTCCCTCTCGCATATATCGGACTCCTGTGCCGCAG GTGTCGTCTCACCAAAtaacccaaaaatccattcgtTTAGAGTTGTAATGGCAAGGGAGGCATCTGTAAATATTAGTGAACTGAATAGGATATCAAAGCCAGTGCTCATGTGTTTCATATGTAAATTAAGTTTTGGCAATGCTAAATCATTTGGTATTCATGCCAACAGTGAACACAATTTGAATTTGCTCGAAAGCGAAAAGACATTGCTCAGTCGTGAATACTCGAGTGCCATTCTCCAAAGAAATATCGACGAACGTCCACAAATATCGTTCCTTGAGCCACTAACTAATCATCAACTACCACAAATGGGTACTGAGAAACTCAATGAGGATGCTCCCGTTGTCCCAAAGGTCGAACAGGACTACGTCCCGACGATTGGGTGCACCCCATATGCAAGTAGTGCTGGTGGTTCCGTTGCAACATCAGCCGCGGAAACACCCCAGCCGGAGAATTTATCTTCGCCCGAGCCAAAGGTGGAGTCATCACCGCCTGAAtcgcaacagcagcagcaacaacaacaaattcAGGCACCACAACCCAAGACACCCCCAATGCAGCTATCAACGTCACCGGCTACCGATGCCAAAAACTATGTTCCTACAATGTCCCCCACATCGACAGTTGCGCCAAGTTTCACCATAGGCGCCTGTCCTGACCACATCAACGGTCGCCCACTTGGCGTTGACTGCATACG GTGCGAGATGATCTTGAGTTCGGCTCGCCTGGGTTCAGCATCACAAATCAGTACACGTAATTCGTGTAAAACCCTCAAATGTCCCCAGTGCAATTGGCACTACAAATATCAGGAGACCCTTGAGATACATATGCGTGAAAAGCATCCAGATGGGGAGAGTGCATGCGGCTATTGCCTAGCTGGGCAGCAGCATCCACGGCTGGCACGTGGGGAATCCTATACGTGTGGCTACAAACCGTATCGATGTGAAATTTGCAACTATAGCACAACAACAAAGGGCAACCTTTCCATACATATGCAGAGCGATAAGCACCTCAACAACATGCAAGAGCTCAACAGCACACAATCTCTTGCCGCTGCTCCTGCGCCCGTTTCCGTTGCAGAACCCCACGATGGGCCCAAGATGCTAATGAGTCAGGCAGGTGGTGTACAGTCGGTAGCCGCAAAGCCAAAACCAAGCTTCCGCTGTGATGTTTGTAGCTATGAAACGAGTGTTGCGCGTAATTTGCGTATACACATGACAAGTGAGAAGCACACACACAATATGGCTGTTTTGCAGAATAATATCAAACATCTACAG GCCCTAAGTATAATTCAGCATACACAAAATATGGGCCAAGCTGGTCAACTAAGTGGTCTCCCATCGCTTGGTCAAAATATCCCAGCTTCAATTCAAAACTTCCTCCCAGAGGCTGCCCTTGCGGACTTGGCATACAATCAAGCCCTCATGATTCAGCTGCTACAGCAAGCTGGTGGTGGACAAGCCGCAGCTGCTGCAGCTCCCACACCAGGTGGTAGAATCTCCCCGGCAACAAACATGGGAATGAATTCTGTATGCAATATGGCTGAACCGGATACGGGAATGAGTCCGGAGACATTTGAACCACCATTTGAGATTGATACAAAACCAATGGCACTCTTTACGTGCCTCGTATGTGCTACATTCAGTACAAATAGCCTGGATGAACTGAATGGGCACCTACTGGCAGATCGTACACGTACCCCAGGGGCGGATGTAATGCTAATTCTCGGTGGCAATTACATCTGTCGCCTGTGCAACTACAAGACAAACCTCAAGGCAAACTTCCAACTGCACAGTAAGACGGATAAACATTTACAGAAAGTAGCATATATGAATCATTTACGTGAGGGTGGAGCAACGAATGAGTACAAGCTCAAGTATAGTGGAACGAGTGTGGTGCAATTGAAGTGCAATGCATGCGATTACTACACGAATAGCATCCAAAAGTTGGGTTTGCACTGCCAACATATGCGTCATGATGCCCAAAAGATCGTCTTCCAGTACATACTGTCCCTACTGGAGGCCGACGAAGCGGCACCATTGCATTGTCAACTGTGCAATGTCACCGTTCCGCATACGCTTGCACTCATGCAGCACATTAAGGGCATAAGGCATGCCCAAATTGAACAAATTGTCTCCCTTCAGCGTCGTTCGGATGGCTTTGAGGGCCTAACGCTGGCACAAATGTATAAGCTTGTGGAACCAG ACGCTTCCTCCAGCTGCAGCGCGATTAAAAGTGAAGATCAGAGTCCAGCACAGTCACCATCACGCGTGCCCTCAATCACGGACGTCCCACCACCATCGAAAGCGCCATCAGCTATTTCCGAAGCAGATCCTGAGGATGCAGAGCACGAGGAAACGGATAAGCATGAGGAAGAACCCTCGGAGGAAGTCTCAATATCCTGCCCATTGTGTCAGGAGGCATTCTCCGATAAGACATCCCTCGAACAGCACGTTATGGGTGTGCATAGTGTCAGTACTGATGGGCTTTCGCGGCTGCTGCATCTCGTTGACTCGAGTCAGTGGCCAAAGCGAAGCCCACCGCAAAATGAGGCATCAACGGAAATTGAATGTAGTGCTTGTGGCAATTCAATGCGCACCTTCCACGAACTCCTAGCTCATTCGAATGAGAAGCAGCATTTCCATCACACCAATGACGCCTACGTGTGCATCCTGCGTAGTTGCCAACAAGTTTTCCCCAGTATTCCACCGCTTATTCAGCACTACAAGGATACCCACCTTAATATTGTTATAAGTGAACGGCATGTGTACAAGTACAGGTGTAAACTGTGCTCACTTGCCTTCAAGACGCAGGATAAGTTGAATAAGCATTCGGTGTATCACGCAATGAGGGATGCAACTAAATGCGCTCACTGTGGACGAAGCTTCCGAACTGCATTGGCACTGCAGAAGCACATGGATCAG GTTCATTCCCCAAATAATCAAGGAGAGGTGGGAAATTATCAAGAGATGCCAATTAAGGGTGAATTAGATTTGGAAATGCTCGATGAATCGGGTGAAGCACAGTGCAGTGCTGAGGCAAGTGAGGAAGAACTATCAGCATGCACAGAAGATCACGATCCAGCGCGAAAGCATCAATGCACAAAATGTCGTGTTGCATTTACACATCAAAATTTCCTAATGCAACACTACCGTTCCCCAACGCATAGACGCAACGAAGCTAGACCTACGGCAACGAGCACGTATCCCATTGAAAAGTATCTCGATCCGAATCGACCATTTAAATGTGAAATCTGTCGGGAGAGTTTCACgcagaagaatattcttcttGTTCACTACAACAGCGTATCGCATTTGCACAAGTTAAAGAAGCACACGGAAACCCCAACGCCATCCTCGTCACCTGGTCAGGATCTCGAGCAACGGCTGCCCGAGGAGATGATGGAGCAGGATATGACTGAAGCTGAGACTGAAACTGAAAGCAAGGCACTCAAGAGGAAACTTTTGCCGGAAGATGACTACGAGAGCCCCAAGAAGCGCTTCAAATGTGATATCTGCAAAGTTGCATACGCCCAAGGGAGTACATTGGACATACATATGCGCAGTGTTCTACATCAAACGAGAGCATGTCGATTGCAG GAACAACAACAACTCGTCCCAAAAGTCCAGCACGACATCTCAACGGCTGTTGTAGTGTCTGCCAGTGTTAGTCCAACACCTTCCACGGTGAGTCAGGAAGTGATGAGTCCAACAGATGAGGAGGGCCCAAAGATCAATAATCACGTTTATAAGACTCTCCTTGAGAACTTTGGCTTTGATCTAGTTAAGCAATTCAATGAGATAAATAAGCATGGGAGTGAGGGGATTCAGGAGGAGCGCTACTACTGCCGACACTGCAAGAAAACCTTCTCGAGCATCTTCGTGCTAAAGTCCCACTGCGAGGAGATGCACAATGAGACGATCCCCGtggattttcttgagaaattcgCGGAGAAATTCAAGACTTACTACTTTGAGTCCGGCTACCTGGAGGCAGGTGATGTGCTGGACTACAGCAAGAGGCAGGATCTCAAGGTGGCACCAAAGGGAACAAAGATTCCGGGTATTCCAGTTAGTTTCTCAATTGCCAGCACATCAACGCTGAAAATCCCACAAGTTACAGCTGGTGCGGGTGGTGGtggcggtggtggtggtggtggtgctgTTGTAGAGCCACCAACAACACCGGAGACACCTGAGAGTCAATTTGTTGCACAGAAATTGCTTGAGCAGCAAAATCTTGCCTCCCTACCACCCAGTGTTGCTGCCAATTTATCCCACAATCTCTCCCAGAGCTTCCAAACAATCCACAACTTTGGCAACAATCTCCCCTTCAACACCCTCGATATGCTGAATCTCATGCAAATCCACCATCTAATGTCactcaattttatgaatatggCACCACCACTCATCTACGGGGCTGGGCAAGCTCAGCCTGCTGCTGGTGCTGTTCCAGCAGCGGATTTGCCACCAGCTGCTGCACAGACGCAACAACTACTGCAGCAGCACAATGTTGCTACACAAATTGCTGCAACAAATCAG GCTCAAGGAAATCAAAAACGTGCCCGAACGAGGATAACAGATGAACAGCTAAAGATCCTACGGGCGCACTTTGACATCAACAATTCTCCAAGTGAAGAGAGTATCATGGAAATGTCCAAGAAAGCAAATCTACCGATGAAG GTTGTTAAGCACTGGTTCCGCAACACGTTATTCAAGGAGCGTCAACGGAATAAGGATTCTCCGTATAATTTCAACAATCCCCCATCGACAACGCTGAATCTCGAGGAGTACGAACGTACGGGGCAGGCAAAAATTATCAAGCTAATGAATGAGGAGCATCAGGCGCAACAAAAATTTGATGAACGCAAAGAAATTCATCATGAATCCGTGAGTCCCAAGCCCACCGATATGGTGGTGAAGCAGGAATGTGCGGAGCCCATGGAGCGCGGGGGTGTGGAGGAGATGGAGCCAGGGGCGCACTTGAGTAGTTGCAACAGTATGTCCAGCAATGGGgacaatatttttcaatttgaggCTAAATCCGAAGGACCGGATCCAACATCGCGACCCCAAACTCCCATGACGGGCGCCTTCCCGGCCATTGGGGAGCTCCTGGGGCAACAGATGGATGGGCAAAATATGGGGCCGccgaaaaaatataatttgccCCCGAAGATTTTCGATGCAAAGGCCCCATTTGAGCCGCCGCCAGCACAGATGGGGCCACAGCCGCAATCATCGGGCTCCTCGTCGAGTGGGAAGCGTGCCAATCGTACGCGTTTCACGGACTACCAGATAAAGGTGCTGCAGGAATTCTTTGAGAATAACTCCTACCCCAAGGATAGTGATCTCGAATACCTCAGCAAGTTGCTGCTTCTCTCACCACGAGTCATTGTCGTGTGGTTCCAG AATGCACGGCAGAAGCAGCGAAAGATCTACGAAAATCAACCAAATAACTCCTTTTTTGAATccgaagagaagaaatcaaatataaattatacGTGCAAGAAGTGCAATTTGGTGTTTCAGCGCTACTACGAGCTGATACGCCATCAGAAGAATCATTGCTTTAAGGAGGAGAACAACAAGAAGTCGGCAAAAGCACAAATTGCCGCTGCCCAAATTGCCCATAGTCTCAGCAGTGAGGACAGTAATTCGAGCATCGATGTGGGGCACCAGGGGGTAACGACGCAAATGGGCACAGCGACGGAGCACGACGGGCTGGGCTTGGCAATGGCGGGACAGCAGATCCAGTCACTAATCGGTACCGTACCCCTATCTGTACCTCTTGCAACGTCACCTAACTTACCAACGTCTGTATCAAACAGCGCCACTGTTCACGGCGAGCCGGACGGTGCCCCTGAAGCCCCTGACGTCGATGTAGGCCATCATCACCAGGCCTGCCACGGTGGTGGTGGCAGCAGCATAAGTGGAGGAGTAGGAGGAGCGTTTGCTGAGCCACCACCACTACCATTGGGTTGCTCCAATGGTGAATCCCCatcaacagcagcagcagcaggagTAGATGCAAAGCTCGAGTGTGACAAGTGCAGCGCAATTTTCACACGACACGACCTCCATCGTGAACACCATCGACTAcatacaacaacaacaacggAAGACGGCAGCATCGGCAGTGGCACCGTCAATATGGCTCACGCGGCAGATGcccaacagcagcagcagcagctggTAAAAGACGACGATCCCCAGCTGGACTACCTAATACGTGCATTCGATTCCCCCGAGCACAGTGACAGTCAAAGTCCGGGGGATATGGCACTCCTTGATGACAGCAATGGGCCCCCGGAACACCAGCCCCCGGGCACAGCACCGCGTGATCCACCAACGTCAAATAAACGCCTCCGCACCACCATCCTCCCGGAGCAGCTCAACTATCTCTACGAGTGCTACCAGAATGAATCGAATCCGAGCCGCAAGATGCTCGAGGAGATCAGCAAGAAGGTCAACCTGAAGAAGAGGGTTGTCCAG GTGTGGTACCAGAATTCTCGGGCGCGCGAACGGAAGGGTCAATTCAGGCAGAACTTGCAGCTAATCAACAAGAAGTGCCCCTTCTGCAgtgcaattttcaaaataaaatccgCCCTCGAGAGTCATCTGCAGATGAAGCACCCCGACGAGATGCCCGTCTCCATTGACCAGATCCCAGATGTGGGGCCGGGTTTTCTCGGTGGTGGCTGTGGTGCTACAACACCCACAGAGCAGAAGGCACCAGCACCGCTTGATTTGCGGAATGCCATTGTGCCGCAGCAACCATTTGATGGGCACCTggcgcagcagcagcagcacctCAAGAAAGCCAGCCCAGAGCTCAAGAATGGCTTCAAGGGATTCAATGGCTTCAAAGCCGACGAAGCAGCTCCCATTGAGATTCTTGATCGTATTGTGGGACTCCCACCGGGTAGCCTGGGTGCTGGTGGCGGCCCCAGTGCCCTCCTGGGTAATCACAAGAAGCGCCACCGTTGCCAGATGACCAACATCCAAATTGCCATCCTCAGCAATCTCTTCGGGGCCTTCGAGCCACCAGTCATCAAGTGCGAGAAGAACGACCTTGCCCTCTCGAAAAAGATCGTCCACCTGAGCGAGGGGCACTATATCGATGATTTTGTATACCTTATCTGA